Proteins encoded in a region of the Triticum dicoccoides isolate Atlit2015 ecotype Zavitan chromosome 3A, WEW_v2.0, whole genome shotgun sequence genome:
- the LOC119272532 gene encoding 26S proteasome non-ATPase regulatory subunit 8 homolog A-like, with the protein MLVQNRIAEFHTELEPLPTKALENPCIKHAVELEQSLMEGAYNHVLSARQAVPHESYVYFMDLLAKRVVRDKIAGCSEKGYDYLSISNAKQMLMFSSDEEPQQYISEEHPERDVRNGRVFFQKAMESQPCKETPAMPAMNKTLGYAKEFERTV; encoded by the exons ATGTTGGTCCAGAATAGAATTGCGGAGTTCCACACTGAGCTGGAGCCTCTGCCCACCAAAGCGCTGGAGAATCCTTGCATCAAGCACGCAGTTGAGCTCGAGCAGTCCCTTATGGAGGGCGCCTACAACCACGTGCTGAGTGCTCGACAAGCTGTGCCGCATGAAAGTTACGTATACTTCATGGACCTTCTAGCCAAAAGAGTAGTTAG AGACAAAATAGCTGGGTGCAGCGAGAAGGGATATGATTACTTGTCGATAAGTAACGCGAAACAAATGCTTATGTTCAGCTCTGACGAAGAACCACAACAGTACATCTCAGAG GAACACCCCGAGAGGGATGTTAGGAATGGCCGGGTCTTCTTCCAGAAGGCGATGGAGTCTCAGCCCTGTAAGGAGACACCGGCGATGCCCGCCATGAACAAGACCCTTGGCTATGCGAAGGAATTCGAAAGGACAGTGTGA
- the LOC119272533 gene encoding uncharacterized protein LOC119272533: MPPSRSRKRTSAPPATTARARRCRRPAAVPLDDVAGAVAPPFSSPLWASLSEDLVCEIAWRVLSGDILDYVRFRAVCTSWRSGTVCPRGRGVADPRFYPRRWMMLPEGHGLYPGHSRLRGYVRFFNLDTGTFVRVKLPLFNSHCALDSVDGLLLLLRDEDTGIRLVHPFTGDIAELPPLATLLAQLKNDPSVPHGSDPYWRWSLIRYCVCATVSCSAGAITVMLVFRHLRRVSLCYLRGPSNQTYQLVLQIDYTWIAVN; encoded by the coding sequence ATGCCGCCGTCGAGATCTAGAAAGCGCACTTCGGCGCCGCCGGCCACGACTGCGCGCGCAAGGAGGTGCCGCCGGCCTGCGGCGGTGCCATTGGACGATGTCGCTGGCGCAGTGGCGCCCCCGTTTTCTTCCCCCCTCTGGGCGTCGCTCTCAGAGGATTTGGTTTGCGAGATAGCCTGGAGAGTGCTCTCGGGCGATATTCTGGACTACGTGCGCTTTCGCGCCGTTTGCACCAGCTGGCGGTCTGGCACCGTCTGCCCGCGGGGCCGCGGCGTCGCCGATCCGCGCTTCTACCCGCGCCGCTGGATGATGCTGCCGGAGGGCCATGGCCTCTACCCCGGCCACAGCAGGCTGCGCGGCTACGTCCGCTTCTTCAACCTTGACACGGGAACCTTTGTCCGTGTCAAGCTCCCGCTGTTCAACAGCCACTGCGCTCTTGACTCGGtcgacggcctcctcctcctcctgaggGACGAGGACACCGGCATCCGCCTCGTCCACCCGTTCACCGGCGACATCGCCGAGCTCCCACCACTCGCCACCCTGCTCGCGCAGCTAAAGAACGACCCATCGGTCCCTCATGGTTCTGATCCTTACTGGCGGTGGTCCTTAATCAGATACTGCGTCTGTGCTACCGTGTCCTGCAGTGCCGGAGCCATCACCGTGATGCTCGTGTTCCGTCATCTGCGACGTGTTAGCCTTTGCTACCTCCGAGGACCAAGCAACCAAACGTATCAACTAGTATTACAGATCGATTACACATGGATTGCAGTGAACTGA
- the LOC119269949 gene encoding amino acid permease 3-like yields MADKVVATYYYPPMEVAAAELGHTAGSKVDDDGRNKRTGTMWTASSHIITAVIGSGVLSLGWAIAQLGWVAGPAVMLLFSLVTYFTSSLLADCYRSGDQSTGKRNYTYMDAVNANLSGVKVQICGVLQYANIVGVSIGYTIAASISMLAIKRANCFHGNGHADPCKVSSVPYMIIFGVAQVFFSQIPDFDQISWLSMLAAAMSFTYSSIGLGLGIVQVIANGGVKGSLTGISIGTVTPMQKVWRSTQAFGDIAFAYSYSLILIEIQDTIRAPPPSESTVMKRATMVSVAVTTVFYMLCGCMGYAAFGDAAPGNLLTGFGFYEPFWLLDVANAAIVVHLVGAYQVYCQPLFAFVEKWAAKRWPESTFVTGEVEVPLFRTYKVNMFRATWRTAFVVATTVVSMMLPFFNDVVGFLGALGFWPLTVYFPVEMYVVQKKVPKWSTQWVCLQMLSLGCLAISLAAAAGSIAGIKSDLKVYHPFKT; encoded by the exons ATGGCGGACAAGGTCGTGGCCACCTACTACTACCCGCCGATGGAggtggccgccgccgagctcggccACACCGCTGGGTCCAAGGTGGACGACGATGGCCGCAACAAGCGCACCG GCACGATGTGGACGGCGAGCTCGCACATCATCACGGCGGTGATCGGGTCCGGGGTGCTGTCGCTGGGCTGGGCCATCGCGCAGCTCGGCTGggtggccggccccgccgtcatgctcctcttctcgctcgtcACCTACTTCACCTCCTCGCTGCTCGCCGACTGCTACCGCTCCGGCGATCAGAGCACCGGCAAGCGCAACTACACCTACATGGACGCCGTCAACGCCAACCTCAGCGGCGTCAAGGTGCAGATTTGCGGGGTGCTGCAGTATGCTAACATCGTTGGGGTGTCTATCGGCTACACCATCGCCGCCTCCATCAGTATGCTGGCCATCAAGAGGGCAAACTGCTTCCACGGCAACGGCCACGCAGACCCCTGCAAGGTCTCCAGCGTGCCCTACATGATCATCTTCGGCGTGGCCCAGGTCTTCTTCTCCCAGATCCCCGACTTCGACCAGATCTCCTGGCTCTCCATGCTCGCCGCCGCCATGTCCTTCACCTACTCCTCCATCGGCCTCGGCCTCGGCATCGTCCAAGTCATAG CAAACGGAGGCGTGAAGGGTAGCCTGACCGGCATCAGCATCGGCACGGTGACGCCGATGCAGAAGGTGTGGCGCAGCACGCAGGCGTTCGGGGACATTGCGTTCGCCTACTCCTACTCCCTCATACTCATCGAAATCCAGGACACCATCCGTGCGCCGCCGCCGTCGGAGTCCACGGTCATGAAGCGCGCCACCATGGTCAGTGTCGCGGTGACCACGGTTTTCTACATGCTCTGCGGCTGCATGGGCTACGCGGCTTTCGGCGACGCCGCGCCGGGGAACCTCCTCACGGGGTTTGGGTTCTACGAGCCATTCTGGCTCCTCGATGTGGCCAATGCCGCCATCGTCGTCCACCTCGTCGGCGCGTACCAGGTGTACTGCCAGCCCCTGTTTGCCTTCGTCGAGAAATGGGCGGCGAAGAGGTGGCCGGAGTCCACGTTCGTCACCGGCGAGGTCGAGGTCCCGCTCTTCAGGACGTACAAGGTGAACATGTTCCGGGCTACGTGGCGAACGGCGTTCGTGGTGGCGACGACGGTGGTGTCCATGATGCTGCCCTTCTTCAACGACGTGGTGGGGTTCCTGGGCGCGCTGGGGTTCTGGCCGCTCACCGTCTACTTTCCGGTGGAGATGTACGTGGTGCAGAAGAAGGTGCCCAAGTGGAGCACACAGTGGGTGTGCCTCCAGATGCTCAGCCTCGGATGCCTCGCCATCTCCCTTGCCGCCGCCGCGGGGTCCATCGCCGGCATCAAGTCTGACCTCAAGGTGTACCACCCATTCAAGACATAA